Proteins from one bacterium genomic window:
- a CDS encoding POTRA domain-containing protein, with protein MRAIGAGLIWVLLLAWPGSGWLAAQPSTAPTTQPNQAQPTAPTTPPATQPGQAQPPAPTTQPAQPGQQTPPSPPAPSPFQPIPGTPQQTLPPQKVLDVVVRGNDHVPTDTVLGAVSTKPGDPLNEERLRNDVQAILSLGLFADAVLRLEPSADGVTVVFIVAENPVISAVKITGNTVISTADIEQALKVPAGQVLNTIAMRQGAQAVESLYQGKGYALARVSDISVDEKGVLSLVITEGRIEAIKIEGLHKTKDYVVRRELTFKPGDVFNVNDVNASLKTLFASRYFSDVKADPGPGTQPDTVDVTITVTEQRTATLSFGAGYSTVTGLAGLVGVQDIDFGGNGQTVSAQYDSTTLNGNNFTFTFHEPYFQGSRTVLDFSAFNQTTIPTDYSLGLNNQFQYTMYQSGGQFTFTAPIRTDPKQFFEYGLKSVSTQFGASILTTSTIPTGFVFTPGIVNAVLLGAYQDTRNDMVNPTTGQVIALNTESAIAGDFRFEKYELDVIQYWPTGNATIVGHAHLGTGSGVLPIQEQFYLGGQTSLRGYATGRFRGDEMAIVTGEYRFPLNSLPLLKSVGGITGIVFADAGDAEPYGTAPTNFKIDYGFGIAAKTPIGLFRVDYGVGSEGGQLWISTGTTF; from the coding sequence GTGCGCGCAATAGGGGCAGGTCTGATCTGGGTGCTCCTCCTGGCGTGGCCGGGCTCCGGATGGTTGGCGGCGCAGCCGTCGACCGCACCGACGACGCAACCGAACCAGGCGCAGCCGACGGCGCCGACCACCCCACCCGCGACGCAACCGGGCCAGGCGCAGCCGCCGGCGCCGACCACGCAGCCGGCTCAGCCGGGCCAGCAAACGCCGCCGTCGCCACCCGCGCCGTCCCCATTCCAACCCATCCCGGGGACGCCGCAGCAGACGCTCCCGCCGCAGAAGGTGCTGGACGTCGTGGTGCGCGGTAACGATCACGTCCCCACCGACACGGTGCTCGGGGCCGTCTCGACGAAGCCGGGCGACCCCTTGAACGAGGAGCGCCTGCGCAACGACGTGCAGGCGATTCTCAGCCTCGGCCTGTTTGCGGACGCCGTGCTGCGGCTCGAGCCCTCCGCGGACGGGGTGACCGTGGTGTTCATCGTGGCGGAAAACCCGGTGATCAGCGCCGTCAAGATCACGGGCAACACCGTCATCTCGACCGCAGACATCGAGCAGGCGCTTAAGGTGCCGGCTGGACAGGTCCTGAACACGATCGCGATGCGGCAGGGCGCGCAGGCGGTAGAGAGCCTCTACCAGGGTAAGGGGTACGCGCTGGCCAGGGTGTCGGACATCTCCGTGGACGAGAAGGGCGTGCTGTCGCTCGTCATCACGGAGGGACGGATCGAGGCGATCAAGATCGAGGGCCTGCACAAGACGAAGGACTACGTCGTCCGCCGCGAACTGACGTTCAAGCCCGGAGACGTCTTCAACGTGAACGACGTGAATGCGAGCCTAAAAACGCTGTTCGCCTCCCGGTACTTCTCCGACGTGAAGGCGGATCCGGGTCCCGGCACCCAACCCGACACGGTGGACGTGACGATCACGGTGACCGAGCAGCGGACGGCGACGTTGAGTTTCGGCGCGGGCTACAGCACGGTCACGGGTTTGGCTGGCCTCGTCGGCGTCCAGGACATCGACTTCGGCGGGAACGGGCAGACGGTGAGCGCTCAGTACGACAGCACCACCCTGAACGGCAACAACTTCACGTTCACCTTCCACGAGCCGTACTTCCAGGGCAGCCGGACCGTGCTCGACTTCTCCGCGTTCAACCAGACGACGATCCCGACCGACTACAGCCTCGGGTTGAACAACCAATTCCAGTACACGATGTACCAGTCCGGTGGCCAGTTCACGTTCACGGCGCCGATCCGCACCGATCCGAAACAGTTTTTCGAGTACGGACTCAAGTCCGTGAGCACGCAGTTCGGCGCGTCGATCCTCACGACGTCGACGATCCCGACCGGGTTTGTCTTCACCCCGGGCATCGTCAACGCGGTCTTGCTCGGCGCGTACCAGGACACGCGGAACGACATGGTGAACCCGACGACGGGGCAGGTCATCGCGCTGAACACGGAGTCCGCGATTGCCGGAGACTTCCGTTTCGAGAAGTACGAGCTCGACGTCATCCAGTACTGGCCGACCGGCAACGCCACCATCGTGGGGCACGCCCACTTGGGAACGGGGAGCGGGGTGCTGCCCATCCAGGAACAGTTCTACCTCGGAGGCCAGACCTCGCTGCGGGGGTACGCGACCGGGCGGTTCCGCGGCGACGAGATGGCTATCGTCACCGGGGAGTACCGGTTCCCGTTGAACTCGCTCCCGCTTCTCAAGTCGGTCGGCGGGATCACCGGGATCGTTTTCGCCGATGCCGGCGACGCCGAGCCGTACGGGACGGCTCCCACCAACTTCAAGATCGACTACGGCTTCGGGATCGCGGCGAAGACGCCGATTGGGTTGTTCAGGGTCGACTACGGCGTCGGGTCCGAGGGCGGGCAGTTGTGGATTTCCACCGGAACGACGTTCTGA
- a CDS encoding sigma-70 family RNA polymerase sigma factor: MFTEYLRELQKVALLRPMDEARLWHAYRGRGDGRSRARLIEAYQPLVFKVAMQLRLREAIIMDMIQEGTVGLIEAVERFDPERGVRFSTFATFRIRGRILNALRRERPAARDVASHDESFLERVPDPAATDLLGAVEDEVLVEQIVAAIDRLPDERERRILHGSFLGAEEPRRIAGELKISLSHFYRLQKHALQRIRELVAPAAGGLRAQGVHE; the protein is encoded by the coding sequence GTGTTCACAGAGTACCTGCGCGAGCTGCAAAAAGTTGCGTTGCTCCGACCGATGGATGAGGCGCGCCTGTGGCATGCGTACCGGGGGCGCGGTGACGGCCGGAGCCGTGCGCGGCTGATCGAGGCGTACCAACCGCTCGTGTTCAAGGTTGCCATGCAACTGCGGCTGCGCGAGGCGATCATCATGGACATGATCCAAGAGGGGACGGTGGGGCTGATCGAGGCGGTCGAACGGTTCGACCCGGAGCGGGGTGTACGGTTCAGCACCTTCGCCACGTTCCGGATCCGCGGCCGCATCCTCAACGCGTTGCGACGCGAGCGTCCCGCGGCGCGGGACGTCGCCAGCCACGACGAGTCGTTCCTGGAGCGTGTTCCCGATCCCGCGGCCACCGACCTGTTGGGGGCCGTCGAGGACGAGGTGTTGGTGGAGCAGATCGTCGCCGCGATCGACCGGCTTCCGGACGAGCGAGAGCGCCGGATCCTGCACGGATCTTTCCTCGGCGCGGAGGAACCCCGCCGCATCGCCGGCGAACTGAAGATCAGTCTGTCTCACTTCTACCGCCTGCAGAAGCACGCGCTGCAGCGGATCCGGGAACTGGTCGCTCCGGCCGCGGGCGGACTGCGGGCACAAGGAGTCCACGAATAA
- a CDS encoding OmpH family outer membrane protein: protein MMRWNVKTIGIAVAVIVVLAAAGYVATRTGSVFGSQTGTIGYVDMQRALNAHPGKAAAESALRDYAQAQIADAQQKMKTMSPGQRQQLQGQVDQSILQKRAELLGGLDKDIRNAIQKVAAQQGINVVLDRTVVLYGGVDLTDQVAKLLSGK from the coding sequence ATGATGCGATGGAACGTGAAGACGATCGGGATCGCGGTCGCGGTGATCGTCGTGCTGGCGGCGGCCGGGTACGTCGCGACGCGGACGGGGTCGGTGTTCGGCAGCCAGACCGGGACGATCGGCTACGTGGACATGCAGCGGGCGCTCAACGCACACCCCGGCAAGGCGGCCGCCGAGTCGGCCCTGCGCGACTACGCGCAGGCGCAGATCGCCGACGCCCAGCAGAAGATGAAGACGATGTCGCCGGGTCAGCGGCAGCAGCTGCAGGGCCAGGTGGACCAGTCGATCCTCCAGAAGCGGGCGGAACTGCTCGGCGGCCTCGACAAAGACATCCGCAACGCGATCCAAAAGGTCGCGGCGCAGCAGGGCATCAACGTGGTGCTCGACCGCACGGTGGTGCTCTACGGCGGCGTCGACCTCACGGATCAGGTCGCGAAGTTGCTCAGCGGTAAATAG